GGCTGCTCGCCCAGGCGGGTCACCGCGATCCGGGCTACGCGCTCGAGGTGGTCGCCCGCGAGGCGGGACCGCTGCGCACCTCGGGCGGCGTCATGCTGGTGGCCGAACGCCGGCTGGGGCAGGTCCGCGGGCCGCTCGACACGCTGATCGTGGCGGGAGGCCTCGGGGTGCGGGAGGTCTTGCAGCAGCCGGACACGCTCGCCTGGGTGCGACGCAGTCCGCGCCGCGTTCGCCGGCTCGCCTCGGTGTGCAGCGGGGCGTTCGTGCTGGCGGAGGCCGGGCTCCTGGACGGCCGGCGCGCGACGACGCATTGGGAGGTGTGCGAAGCGCTGGCCCGGGCCTACCCGCAGGTCCGGGTCGACGCCGATCGGATCTTCGTGCGCGATGGCGCGGTGGCGACGTCCGCAGGGGTCACCGCGGGGATGGACCTCGCCCTCGCACTGGTCGAGGAAGACCTCGGGACCGAGCTGGCGCGTGCGGTGGCGCGACAGCTCGTGCTCTTCTTGAAGCGTCCCGGCGGACAGTCCCAATTCAGCGCGCAATTGGAGAGTCGTTGGAGCGAGCGTCCCTCGCTGGCCGAGCTGCAGCACTGGATTCACGACCACCCCGAGGCCGAGCTGGGCGTGGAGGCGCTGGCCGCGCGGATGGCGATGAGTCCCCGCAACTTCGCCCGGGTCTTCGCCCGCGAACTCGGGGTGACGCCGGCCCGGTACGTCGAGCGAGCGCGGGTCGAGGCGGCCCGCCGCCGCCTGGAGGAAAGCGAGGCGAGCGTCGAGGAGGTGGCCGACGCCTGCGGCTTCGGCAGCGCCGAGACCCTGCGTCGCGCGTTCCAGCGGCAGCTCGGGGTGTCGCCATCGGCCTACCGCGAGAGCTTTGCCCGCTGCACGTGGGAAACGACGGAGGTGCCGGCATGGCCCTGACCCTGGGAATGTTGTTGTTCGACGACGTGGAGGAGCTCGACTTCGTCGGGCCCTGGGAGGTGTTCGCCTCGCTCGCCCAGGCGCGCGACGACCTCGAGGTGTTCACGGTCGCCGAGCGCGGGGACACGGTGCGCTGTGCGAAAGGGCTGCGGGTGCTGCCCGATCGGACCCTCGACCAGGTGACCCAGCTCGATGTGGTGCTGGTGCCTGGCGGGCAGGGCACGCGGCGCGAGGTGGAGCGGCCCGAGCTCGTCGAATGGCTGCGGAAGATCGGGCCCGGGACGACCTGGACGACCAGCGTGTGCACCGGCTCGCTGCTGCTCTGCGAAGCCGGTCTGACCCAGGGGCGCCGGGTGACGACCCACTGGAACTTCGTCGAGACCCTGCGGGCGCGATATCCCGACGTCGAGGTGCTGGCGGACGTGCGCTACGTCCGCGACGGCTCGCTCGTGACGGCGGCCGGCGTCTCCGCGGGGATCGACATGGCGCTCTGGCTGGCCGGT
This genomic window from Myxococcota bacterium contains:
- a CDS encoding DJ-1/PfpI family protein is translated as MALTLGMLLFDDVEELDFVGPWEVFASLAQARDDLEVFTVAERGDTVRCAKGLRVLPDRTLDQVTQLDVVLVPGGQGTRREVERPELVEWLRKIGPGTTWTTSVCTGSLLLCEAGLTQGRRVTTHWNFVETLRARYPDVEVLADVRYVRDGSLVTAAGVSAGIDMALWLAGQLYGVDVARTVRRYIEYDPAPPYLAEV
- a CDS encoding helix-turn-helix domain-containing protein; the encoded protein is MLAFPDVQILDVTGPLEVFAMASRLLAQAGHRDPGYALEVVAREAGPLRTSGGVMLVAERRLGQVRGPLDTLIVAGGLGVREVLQQPDTLAWVRRSPRRVRRLASVCSGAFVLAEAGLLDGRRATTHWEVCEALARAYPQVRVDADRIFVRDGAVATSAGVTAGMDLALALVEEDLGTELARAVARQLVLFLKRPGGQSQFSAQLESRWSERPSLAELQHWIHDHPEAELGVEALAARMAMSPRNFARVFARELGVTPARYVERARVEAARRRLEESEASVEEVADACGFGSAETLRRAFQRQLGVSPSAYRESFARCTWETTEVPAWP